The genomic interval GGGTCGCCGGGCGCGGAAAAGGCAAGAGCGGCGGTTACCGGGTGATGACCGCTTATTTGAGCGCAGATCGTCCCGTGTATCTGCTCGCGCTTTTGAGTAAGGGCGATGCGGACAACTTCGATGACGACGACATCGCGGAGATGAAAAAATTTATGACGGAGCTCAAAGCGGCGAAGCCGAAGCGAAAAGGCTGAGCTTGAATTTGGAGGTTGGCACATGAGCAAGGCAGGCAAGAAAGTCATCCGGGGTCTCAAAGAGGCTATCGCTCACGAAAGGGGCGCGAAGACCAAGGTGGTTGTGCATGTGCCCGATCGCGTTGATGTGAAGGCGATCCGCACACGCATGGGGCTAAGCCAAGCGGAGTTTGCACAGCGCTTTGGTTTCACGCTCGACAGCGTGCAGAACTGGGAGAGCGAACGGCGCGCACCGGCGGGCGCCGCTCGAGTGCTGCTGACAGTGATCGCCAAAGAGCCTGATGCGGTAGACCGCGCCCTTAGAGTGGCCTGACAACGGACCGCGAGAGACAGGGCGGACAGGGATGCTTCTGTGGTGCGGCGCCGGCGGGACTGGCTGTCTTCGGCGAAGTCGCGCCGCTTGCGCGGGTGGGGTTCTAGTGACTGGTATTGACTGACTGAGCCAGTGGAGCAGAATCAACGCGTGCCGCAGGGTTCATGCTAAGCCAACCGATAGTGAGGTAGCTCGATGTTCTCCGCCCGCGTCTTCGCCTCCGCAATTTTGCTTCTGTTAGCCCAGCCCACGTTGGCGCAAGTGCAGCGCGATGCGACGCGCCTCCCGAGCCAGGCACCTGTCGGCCAAGCCGTGGAATCGACAGTGCAGCCTTCGCCTAGCGTGTCCGGTCCATCGCAAGCGCAGCGCGACGCGGCGCGCCGTGAAGCGGACAGTGCACGGATCAACGAAGGCATGAACGAAGCGCGCGAGCAGGCGGATCAGCGAATGGACGCGGCAAACAGCGCGCTCGTGACAGGCGTAGCTTCTGGCACCAGCCAGATCAGCGCGGGCGTCGTTACGCAAAACCCCATCCAACAAGGCCAAGATATCGAAGCGCTGACACAGCAAACCTTGGGACAAACCGCGCAAGACGCGACCGCGGATCTACGCGACAGTATGTCGGCGGTGCAGCGCGATAATCAGCGCCGGCGGGCCTTGCGAGCACACGCCGCGTGCCTGCGCAACGCCGCGAACGCCGCCCAATGTCCCTGCCCGGGCGGAACGCAGCAGGTGAATGGGCAGTGCGTGGCCGCGGGGAATTAGCAAAAAGGGCCGCGCGTGGATCTTGGCGGACGTTACCAATTCCGCAGCGCGAAATGAATGGCAACTTTCGGCGATCGTGAGCCGAATTGACGGGCAGGGCGCGAGCGACGGGATTGGAGCGCGTCAGCCGCTCAGAAAAAATCGCGGACGGCGCACGACTGGCCCAGATCAGACGGTCGCGAAACAAGCCATTCGGCAATTCGGCAAACGTCGCCGAAAAAGCGCAAATGCAACTACTCAACGAATTCAGGTTTGGCGCGGGCACTCACACTCGCGCACTATTTGTTGGATCGACCACGACATTGGCGGAGTGCGTGTTGCATCCTAGAAGGAAAGTTCTCCTAGGCTTCGTTTGTGTCACGCTGGCGTGCGCCAGCATCGTCGCGCTTTGGGTGGCGCGAGACGCCGGCATGATGTTCGCCATGATTGGTGCCGCCTTCTTCTTCGGGGCCGGCGCTTATGCGGCATTCTTTCGCCCAGAGAACTGGACGGTGTTTGAAAGTTCTATGCTGCGGAATCAGCGGCCAGCTCAGCAATATTGGCGCGTTATTGCCGTAGTCGTGGCCATCGGCATCCTGATTGGTGTCCTTGCGCGTTGGTAAGCCATGATTCCTTCGGCGTTGTCGGCGATCGTGAGCCGAATTGACGGGCAGGGCGCGATCGGCTGGGTTTGAGCGTGCGAGACGCTCAGAAATAATCTCTAATGTCACGACGTGACCCGCAATGAATGGGGAGACGTTTTCCATTGGCTGCCCGTCGCACGTTTGTGCTTTAGGATGGTCGCCGACTTGTGGAGTGCTGCCGGTTTCACGGACGATGACGGAGGCCAGCAGCTTTGCTAGCCAAGTCTAGCGAAGCTCGGAGGGCGGCATGGCGGACATCTTCATTTCCTACAAGAGCGAACGGCGTCCTGCCGCGCGTCACTTGGCCAAGGTGCTCGACGCTTACGGGTACACCGTGTGGTACGATTACGGGCTCGTTCCGGGCGACGAGTTCGAGCCACGTCTCATGGGAGAGCTGAGGGCGGCAAAGATTGTCGTCGTGATTTGGTGCGCCATGGCTGTTCGCAGTGAGTGGGTGAACAGGGAGGCTATGGAGGCCAAGCGCCAGGGAAAATTTCTGCCGTGCCAAATTGAGAGCGTGGCTCTGCCGGCTGAGTTCGCGGGCGCTGACACGATTAATTTGACTGGGTGGGATGGCGCTCCGCGCAGCCATATGCTCGACCGCTTGCTTGGCGACATCGCGCGGCGGCTCGGGCGCGATCCGTCCGTCAATTTCAACCGTTTGCGCGAACTTGATGAGGACTGGCGGGGATACGGGGCGCCGACGTTGGCGCATTTCGCGCTAGGACCGGCTCTGACGCCCGATGCGCTGCGCTCCCAATCCGTGCGGCCCGCGCAAGAGGTTCTCGGTACTCCACCACAAGGCGTTTCGCCGAACATGGCGCAGCATTGGGAGAATGCCAAACGGGGAAGCGCCGCCGCGTTGCTTGAAGTCGGGTACGCTTATCATTTCGGCCGCGACGGATTGCCAAAGGATGAGAGCGAGGCCGTGCGCCTCTACCGGCTGGCTGCCGACCAGGGGTACGGCGGCGGGCAGGCCTATCTCGGCTTCATGTACAGTGAAGGCCACGGCGGACTGCCCAAGGACGAGCACGAGGCAGTGCGCTTCTACAAGCTCGCCGTCACTCAAGGACACGCCGTAGCGCAAGTCTATCTCGGCTTCATGTACGAGAAGGGGCTCGGTGGATTACTCAAGGACGAGCGCGAAGCCGTGCGCCTGTACAAGCTCTCCGCTGACCAAGGAGATGCCAACGGCCAAGCCTATCTCGGGAGCATGTACGAGAATGGCTCGGGCGGGCTGCCGCAGGATGAGCACGAAGCGGTGCGCCTCTACACGCTCGCCGCAGCGCAGGGCAACGCCTACGGGCAGCGCAGGCTTGGGGTCATGCACCAGAACGGACGAGGCGGGCTGCCGCAGAACGACCAAGAGGCCGTGCGCCTCTTCACACTCGCCTTGGCGAATGGAGACGTACCAGCGCAGGGCTATCTTGGTTTCATGTACGCCAACGGTCTCGGCGGTTTGCCCCGCGACGACCGCGAAGCCGTACGCCTCTGGATGCTTGCTGCGCAGCAAGGTAACGCTTTTGCGCAAGAGCAGCTCAAGGCGCTCGGTCAACACTGGTAGG from Vitreimonas flagellata carries:
- a CDS encoding helix-turn-helix domain-containing protein is translated as MSKAGKKVIRGLKEAIAHERGAKTKVVVHVPDRVDVKAIRTRMGLSQAEFAQRFGFTLDSVQNWESERRAPAGAARVLLTVIAKEPDAVDRALRVA
- a CDS encoding type II toxin-antitoxin system RelE/ParE family toxin, whose protein sequence is MDEPLQTVAETDGFIGDCDDAGVDGQQRLAIVKMIARDPEQGDLVKNSGGVRKVRVAGRGKGKSGGYRVMTAYLSADRPVYLLALLSKGDADNFDDDDIAEMKKFMTELKAAKPKRKG
- a CDS encoding toll/interleukin-1 receptor domain-containing protein — encoded protein: MADIFISYKSERRPAARHLAKVLDAYGYTVWYDYGLVPGDEFEPRLMGELRAAKIVVVIWCAMAVRSEWVNREAMEAKRQGKFLPCQIESVALPAEFAGADTINLTGWDGAPRSHMLDRLLGDIARRLGRDPSVNFNRLRELDEDWRGYGAPTLAHFALGPALTPDALRSQSVRPAQEVLGTPPQGVSPNMAQHWENAKRGSAAALLEVGYAYHFGRDGLPKDESEAVRLYRLAADQGYGGGQAYLGFMYSEGHGGLPKDEHEAVRFYKLAVTQGHAVAQVYLGFMYEKGLGGLLKDEREAVRLYKLSADQGDANGQAYLGSMYENGSGGLPQDEHEAVRLYTLAAAQGNAYGQRRLGVMHQNGRGGLPQNDQEAVRLFTLALANGDVPAQGYLGFMYANGLGGLPRDDREAVRLWMLAAQQGNAFAQEQLKALGQHW